TCTTTTGGACTGTATTTGCGGAGGAAGCCTTCGAAGTCGAAGAGGGAGTCTCTGAAGCCTGTCGGCCAATCCTCCTCAGCAATCTTGTCTGTTCTGTATGAGACGCCGGTTGTTCCCAGCTCTATGGGCACGGAGTAGTCGCGGTTGGGGTCGAATGGCGGGTTGAGGATGTCTTTTATGAAGCCTGTGAAAGCGTATCTCTTGAAGTTGGGTATACGGTTTAGGTCGAGCTTGGTGAGGTAGCGTTCATGCTCCTGCCGCGTCATCCCACCCATGGTCACAGATGTCACGTCATATGGCATCTGGCCCGTGAAAAGCTTGGCGTAAACCTCGTCGCTGCTCTCGAATGTGTCGAAAACAACTTTCACACCTGTCTTTTCCTCGAAAAACTTCAGCAACTGCTCGGGAATAGTTTCCGACCAGAAGTAGAACCTGACCTCCTTATCCTTTATCTCATACTGTGCGAGCTTCTCCTTCAGCTCATTTATCTCAGCCTCGAGGGCGCGAATAGTCTCGTTAGCCACGTTAGCTGCCTGTCCGCTGAGTTGGCTACGGGTTATTTCCGAGCCGGCGACGTATCCACCCGCCGCGCCCACTATGCCCGCGGCCACTATGGAGCCGACTGTTCTGAGGAATGAGCGTCGCGAAGGCTGCGACATTACCAATTAAAGAACTAGATGTGCATATAAATTTTTTCGGAAATCTTATGCATAGTATTCTTTGACTGTTGTCTTTATTCCATGGGTCTCTACTTTTTTTAGAAACTCGTCGGGGTTTATGCATGTTTCGGGAGGTATGACGCCGCGTTGTTTGACCTCGCCCTCAGCTATCATCATGGCTGCTGTTGATGAGGGGATGCCGACGCCTGTTTGGGCGCAGCTCATCCTCCACTCGGGCTTAGGTGGAAACAGGATGTCGTAGACGAGTTTCACATTTTTTCCCAATCGTTTACCCATTATGACGAGCCTTGTTATCTCCCAGTCGTTCGGCGTCTGGTCTCCACGGTATCCCACCAAGCCTCTCGACTCCAGCAGTTTGAGAAGAAATCTTCGCGGAGATATTTTGCAGCCTCCTATCTCGATGTCGTCGGATGACGCGAAGCCGATGTCGGCGAGTTTTTTCACAAAGATTAGGCCGGGGCTGCCCTCCATCCAGTCGCATTCGCTCAAGCCCTTGTCGTGGAAGCTTCGCGGAAAGGTGGCTAACTCAGAGTGTATGGTTACGTATGTGTCGAGGGGGCCGACGGGCTGCGGAAACTCAACCCTCTCCATCAAGCTCAGCGGCGGAATTGACACGAGCTGGCCGTTGCGAAGAACCACGGCGTCCAGCGTCATCTCATCAAAGAGCGTGAGCGGTGACCATGTGAAGAGAGGCGGGTTCTCGGTGAGGTCGACCGAGCCGTCCCTGATGTAGACAGCCTTCATCTCATCAAGCTGGTCGTAGGCGTGTTTGGCGACGAGGTTTGTTAACCCCGGCTGCGCACCCATTCCAACCAAGGCTGTGAGGCTCTTCGACTTGAACAACCCGTCCAGCTCGAGCTGTTTCAATGTTACGTGGTAGAGGCCGCCGTGGTCGACATAATGCACACCAGCTTTTAGAGCAGCCTGCATAACCTCGAGGTTGTAATAGTATTGGACGGAGTTGATGACGACATCGCATCCACGGAGAAACGCCGCGGTCTCTTCGATGCTTCGTGCATCTATCTTCGCCGTGGTCAGCTTACTGCTTCCAAACATGTTGGAGAGCCTCTGGAGAGCTTTCTCGTTGACATCGCCCACCAAGACTTCGGATACTTTCTTATTCTCTAGAAGGTTTCTCACAGCCGCTTGGCCCGTGAGACCGGCGCCGCCCAAAACAGCTATCCGCATACCCTCCCACACATGGATGCTTAACGCCGCCGACCCGTGTTGACGAGCGACCAGACTCTATAGGGTGTGAGAGGTGTTTTCTCTATCTGTATTCCGAGTGGTGAAAGCGCGTCTTCAACTGCGTTTACGATGGCCTGTGTGAAACCGATGGTCGCCAGCTCGCCTACACCCTTCGTGCCTAAGGGATTCGGGGCAGGTGTCTCCGTCCGTTGCAGAAACATCTCGGGAATCTCTGTGGCCGATGGCAGGAGATAGTCGGCGAAAGAGCTTGTCAACAAGGCTCCGTTTTCATCATAGACTACCTCCTCATACAGCGCCTGTCCAAGCGCCTGCACAGCTCCGCCATGTATCTGGCCTTCTACAAGCATCGGGTTGACGACTTTGCCCACATCGTTTACTAGAACGGCTTTCTTGACCTCAACCTTTCCAGTTTCTGGGAAGACTTCGACTAGGGCAAGGTATGCTCCGTAGGGGAATGTGAGGTCGGGGTTGTAGAAGCTGGTGGCGGCGAGACCCATCTCAACACCCTCAGGCAGCTTCTCGGGGTCATAAGCCATGGCCGCCACCTCCTCAAAAGATACACTTTTCTCGGGAGCGTCTTTGACAAAGAATCTTCCATCCTCGGCCTCGATGTCTTCGGGGCTGCATTCGAGATGATGGGCGGCTATGGCCACCATCTTTTGTCTTATCTGTTTGCATGCGTTGAGGATGGCGTTTCCTCCCGAGGTGAGTGTCCAGCTGCCCGCGGTCCCCCATCCATAGGGGATGGCCAGGGTGTCGCCGTGAATAACCTGCACATCATCGATTGAGACATCTAGGGCGTCGGCAACTATTTGCGCAAACGCCGTCTCCTCTCCCTGTCCATGGGGGGATGTGCTGGTGAAGACCAGAGTTTTCCCACTCGGCTCAACGCGGACCGAGGCGCTCTGGTAGGAGAAGTTACATACCTCGATGAACGTGGAGAGGCCTATCCCGAGATAGCGGCCCTGTTTCCGGAGCTCATCCCTCATCTTCTTCAACCCCTCATAGTCAGCCGCGGCGAGAAGAGTGTCCAAAGCCTTCGCGTAGTCACCCGAGTCGTAGACAAACCCGGTCAAAGTCTTGTAGGGCAGCTTCTCCGCGGGTATGAAATTTCTGCGCCTTATCTCCGCCGGGTCCATTCCAAGCCTACGGGCTACGGCGTCTACAGTCCTCTCGATGATGTATGATGCCTCGGGCCTGCCGGCGCCGCGGTAAGCATCTGTGGCCATTTTGTTGGTGTAGACACCTATCACCTCGAGGTCGAGGCCTTGGAGCATATAGCAACCCTGAACCATCCTCGCAGCCATGATCGGGTTGTCTTGGGTGTAGACGTAGCTGTATGCGCCGAGGTCAGCCAATAGCTTGAGACGAATCGCGAGAATCAGCCCAGTTCTCTTGACCGCTGCGGAAACATGTGCTATCATGTCTCTTCCATGTGTTGTGGCTGAGAGGTTTTCAGACCGGTCCTCAAACCATTTGACTGGTCTGCCGAGTTTCATGGCTAGATGGGGTATGATTACTTCCTCTGGATAGTGGTTGAGCTTGGAGCCGAAGCCTCCTCCCACCTCAGGTGCGATGACCCTTATCCTGTTCTCAGGCATGTTCAGCGATGTGGATATCCATGTGCGGAGCCGATGTGGAAACTGTGTCGAGGACCAGACAGTAAGCATCCTGTTGTAGCCGTCGTAGAGTGCGACGACCCCGCGTGGCTCCATGGCCGAGGGCGCGAGACGCTGAATAACCAGACGCGTCTCCACAACCTCGTCAGCTTCTTTAAACAGCTTCTCCACATCGCCGTAAACTCTCCTCCATCTGTAGCAAACATTATCCTCAAGCGTCTCATGCACACGGGGAGAACTTTTCTCAAGAGCTTTCTCGGGGTCGACAACAGCGGGCAAAGGCTCATACTCTACTTGGACAAGCTCGGCCGCATCTCTCGCCGTGTAAAGGTCTTCCGCCACAACCACCGCCACGGGCTCGCCGACAAACTTGACCACGTCGACTGCAAGAGGCTGTCTCTGCACAAACCTCTTCTCATCCATGATTGTTTCAACCACCTGCGAACCCACCTGTCCACGCAGGTCTTTGCCCGTGTAAACCGCTACCACCCCCCTAAGGCTTCTAGCCGCCGCCACATCCATGGACCTTATTCTTGCATGTGCATGAGGGCTTCTCACAAAAACAGCATACAGCATGCCTGGAAGCCTGACATCATCGACGTAAACCGATTCACCTTTTACTAGACGAGGGTCCTCCTTCCGCTTGACAGCTACACCAACTAGCTTCGCCATGCAAGAAGCAGGAGAACGCGGGTTATAAAAAATTCGCTAACCAACCATAAGCTTTAATGCCAAAAATGTTCTGTGATTTTGGGACATGGATGAAGTGGTTGAAGACACAGTAAGATACACTTACGGCACGTGGAGAAAGCAGAGAGGATGGAGGCCTCTTCACATAGTTGATGCCGAGGGATGCTACTTCACCGACGCATCGGGCAAAAAATATCTCGACTTCTCCTCTCAGCTGGTCTGCGTCAACCTCGGCCACCGTAACAGAAACGTTATCGAGGCTGTGAAAAACTATCTAGAGAAAACACCCTATCTCATGCCAGCTTTCACATGCGAAGTCAGGGCGGAGCTTAGCAGGAAACTGGTGGAGATACTTCCCCCAGGGCTGAGAAAATTCTTCTACTCAACCTCTGGAACAGAGGCCAACGAGGCGGCCCTCAAGATAGCGCGTGTATTCACTGGTAGACACAAGATAATCGCCCGATACCGCTCCTATCACGGAGCCACTGCCGCCTCTCTCGCGGTCACCGGAGACATACGCCGCTGGTATGCCGAGGCAGTTGACGCCGTCCCAGGCGCGGTTTTTGCACCAGACCCCTACTGCTACCGTTGCCCACTCAAGCTGACCTATCCCGACTGTGGCGTGGCTTGTGCCGACTATGTCGACTACATGCTGAGCTATGACGGAAACGTGGCCGCGGTGATTGTGGAGCCTGTTGTGGGGACCAACGGTGTGATTGTGCCTCCGCCCGAGTATATGCCGAAGCTGCGTGAGATAACGCGGCGACACGGTGTTTTGCTTGTCGCTGACGAGGTCATGAGTGGATGGGGCCGTACAGGTGAATGGTTCGCCGTCAACCACTGGAACGTCGAGCCAGACATCCTCACCACCGCGAAAGGCATCACCTCAGCATACCTCCCCCTCGGCCTCACAGCCACATCTGAGAAAATCAGCGAATACTTCGACGACCACTTTTTCCCACACGGCCACACCTACGAAGCGCATCCACTCACTCTTGCGGCGGCTGTGGCGGCGATAGACGAGTACAGGAGGCTGAACCTTATCGAACGGTCGAGGAGAATGGGCGAGTATCTCGGTAAGCGGTTGAAGGAGGTTGGTGACAGGCATCCATCGGTCGGTGAGGTGCGCGGCCTGGGGCTATTCTGGGCCGTTGACCTTACCAAGAACCAGAGAACAAGGGAGCCCTTCAACGTGCCGAAAGACAAGTACAGCGGCGCACCGCTCATGGTTGACCAAGTGGCCGCGGAGATGATGAAGCAGGGTGTCTTCGTCATGTCCTGGATAAACCACCTTGTGATAGCGCCCCCGCTCATCGCCGAGAAGGAGGACATAGACAAAGGCGTCGAGGCCCTTGACAGCGCCCTAAAAGTCGCTGATGAAAAAACCGAGAAAAACACCCCATAAACCGAGAAGAACCAGGTAAAAGCTTCTCCAGTCCCGAAACATCTTTTAAACGGTTTTCTAGCTTAGCGACCATGCCGTTGCGTTTGTGAGCCTCGGAACTGGCCGCCGCCTTTTATACATGCGGCGTAGTAAACTCGCTAACGGGGTTTTCTGCAGTTTTTAACTGTTTTACGGTGGATTTTTTATTTTCCTGGCAAAAAAAGGATAAATCTGGCAGAAAACTACAGAGGCCAGTGATAGGACCATGATGAACTCACTCCTACAAAGAAAATCCACAAAGTCGGAGACACTGTTGAATGAGGCGAAGAAGATTATCCCAACCGGCGCGTCTTCGGTTATGAGAACCCGGATACCCAACCCGGTGTTCGTTGTCCGGGGAAGCGGGTCACGTGTCTGGGATGTCGACGGCAACGAGTACATCGATTATCTGCTGGGCTTCGGCTCGCTGATAAACGGCCACTGTCATCCGCGTATTGTTGAGGCTGTGAAGAGGCAGGCGGAGGAGCTTTTGATGAGCGGTACGCCGGTTGAGCTGGAGATGGAGGTTGCGTCGAGGATTCAGCGGGTCGTCCCCAACGCGGAGATGGTTCTCTTCGCGTCAACGGGCACCGAGGCCACTATGGAGGCCATCAGGATTGCGAGAGCTGTGACGGGTAAGACAAAGATTATCAAGTTCGAGGGCTCCTACCACGGCCACCACGACTACGTGCTTTGGAGCGTCGAGTCATCCAACCCAGGCCTCGAGATATCGCCCTTCCGCATCCCCTACTATCCAGGCATACCCGAGTCCGTCGGCAAAACCGTCACCATAGCACCGTGGAACAACCTCGAGGCGCTTCGGAAAATAGTCCGCAGAAACCGCAGCAACCTTGCAGCAATCATCGCCGAGCCAGTCATGGCGAACAACGGCGTAATCCTACCCAAGCCAGGGTTCCTCAAAGCCTTGAAAGAACTGGCTGAGGAATCCGATGCTCTGTTGATATTTGACGAGGTGATTACAGGGTTTAGGCTTGCCCCCGGTGGGGCTCAGGAATACTTCGGCGTCAAACCCGATTTGGCCACATTCGGCAAAGCATTGGGAGGAGGCGTGCCAATAGCCGCGGTCACAGGACGCAGAGACATCCTCGAAAACATCGGGCCTGGAAAGATAGGGTTCGGCGGAACATACAACGCTCATCCCCTCAGCCTCGCAGGCGCCTTAGCCAACCTCGACATCTTACTCGGAAACGGCGGCGAAGCCTACCAACGTCTCCACTCAACAGGCGAGAAGCTCATCAAAGGGCTTCGACAGGCCATAGAAGACACGGGTGTAGAAGCGATAGTGCAGGGCCTGGGCCCATTGTTCCAAATATACTTCACCAACCTACCCGAAATATCGTCCTATAGAGAGAAGCTGCAGACAAACTCGGCGGCATACACCGCTTGGGCCCTTAAGATGTTTGAAAAAGGTGTCTACATATACGCTGATGATGGTGAGAGAATCGTGTTGTCAACTCAGCACACGGACGAGGATGTGGAGCTGACAGTCGCTGCTGCTGAGGAGGCTTTCAGAGAAGTGAAGAAACAGCTTAGCTTGGCTGCTTAGAAACCTCTTTCAGACATTCTTCAACCATGTCGAGGCCTTTTTCCAGCAGCTCCTCTTGTATGGTCAACGGTGGATGAAGCCTCACCACGTTTGAGTATAGCCCTGCTTTGAGCAGAAGGAGGCCACGGCGGCGCGCATGCTCAAGCACCATAGATGTCTCCTTTACGGCGGGCTCCTTGCTCCTCCTATCTTTCACCAGCTCAAAAGCCCTCATCACACCAAGGCCCCTCACATCACCCACCAGCTCAAACCTCTCAAAAAACTCCCCAAGCCTCCTAGCCATCAACTCACCGAGACGCATAGCCCTAGCAGCCATGTTGTCACGTTTCATAATCTCGAAGACCTTCACAGCGGCCGCGCATGCGACAGGGTTGCCTCCGAAGGTTGACCCCAGCGAGCCAGGCGGCATTTTATCCATCAGCGAAGCTTTTCCAGCAACCGCTGACAAGGGGAGGCCGTTGGCAAGTGCTTTCCCCACGGTCACGAGGTCGGGCGCCACACCGCTGTGCTCAATCGCGTAAAAGCGGCCTGTTCTGCAAAAACCTGTCTGAACCTCGTCATCAATAAACACTATGCCATGCTCGTCGCAAACGCTGCGCAGCTCTCTCAGATACTCTGGCGGAGCTGGCACAAACCCGCCCTCGCCCTGAATAGGCTCGATGATGAAACAGGCTATCTTATGTGGTGGAACCCTTGTCTTGAAGAAATGTTTTTTGATGTAGTCCATGCATTCGAGGCCGCAGCCGGGGTAGCTCTGTCCAAACGGGCAGCGATAGCAGTAGGGAAATGGCGCATGCTCAACGGCGGGTGGAAAAGGCTCGAAATCAACCTTGTAGGGCTCATACTTGCCCGTCAAAGCCATGGCGAGATATGTGCGGCCGTGGAAAGAATTCTCGAAGGAGACGGCGTACGGTCTCTTGGTTACGTGGCGGGCTATTTTTACAGCGTTTTCAACAGCCTCGGCGCCGCTGTTAAACAAGACACCACGCTTCTCAAAATCTCCGGGAACAGTTTCGACAAGCTTCTCAACAACCTCCACATAGCCCGGATAATTGGCCACCATGAAACAGAGATGCCATAAATTCTTCAACGCTTTCTCAACCGCTTCACCTATCTCAGTGTTACCGTGTCCAAGGTTAATCACACCTATT
The sequence above is drawn from the Candidatus Caldarchaeum subterraneum genome and encodes:
- a CDS encoding spermidine/putrescine ABC transporter substrate-binding protein, whose translation is MGAAGGYVAGSEITRSQLSGQAANVANETIRALEAEINELKEKLAQYEIKDKEVRFYFWSETIPEQLLKFFEEKTGVKVVFDTFESSDEVYAKLFTGQMPYDVTSVTMGGMTRQEHERYLTKLDLNRIPNFKRYAFTGFIKDILNPPFDPNRDYSVPIELGTTGVSYRTDKIAEEDWPTGFRDSLFDFEGFLRKYSPKDGVKRATMIPGGVETIPVVIKAVMGKSINDITPENIAEAKEILIQQKPYLATYAGPSEFVPGLAEERFWVSETWVWQDSANNVDYVAPEEGSEIWEDSLVIPKSAKNVDAAYALINYLLEPAVQVAHVLYNSLVTPNSLAYEMLPDDMKEDTSIYPPPEVISKYEMWLNRTPEQKEMLTKAWLEVLAA
- a CDS encoding saccharopine dehydrogenase; amino-acid sequence: MRIAVLGGAGLTGQAAVRNLLENKKVSEVLVGDVNEKALQRLSNMFGSSKLTTAKIDARSIEETAAFLRGCDVVINSVQYYYNLEVMQAALKAGVHYVDHGGLYHVTLKQLELDGLFKSKSLTALVGMGAQPGLTNLVAKHAYDQLDEMKAVYIRDGSVDLTENPPLFTWSPLTLFDEMTLDAVVLRNGQLVSIPPLSLMERVEFPQPVGPLDTYVTIHSELATFPRSFHDKGLSECDWMEGSPGLIFVKKLADIGFASSDDIEIGGCKISPRRFLLKLLESRGLVGYRGDQTPNDWEITRLVIMGKRLGKNVKLVYDILFPPKPEWRMSCAQTGVGIPSSTAAMMIAEGEVKQRGVIPPETCINPDEFLKKVETHGIKTTVKEYYA
- a CDS encoding molybdenum hydroxylase family protein large subunit (aldehyde oxidase/xanthine dehydrogenase), with the protein product MAKLVGVAVKRKEDPRLVKGESVYVDDVRLPGMLYAVFVRSPHAHARIRSMDVAAARSLRGVVAVYTGKDLRGQVGSQVVETIMDEKRFVQRQPLAVDVVKFVGEPVAVVVAEDLYTARDAAELVQVEYEPLPAVVDPEKALEKSSPRVHETLEDNVCYRWRRVYGDVEKLFKEADEVVETRLVIQRLAPSAMEPRGVVALYDGYNRMLTVWSSTQFPHRLRTWISTSLNMPENRIRVIAPEVGGGFGSKLNHYPEEVIIPHLAMKLGRPVKWFEDRSENLSATTHGRDMIAHVSAAVKRTGLILAIRLKLLADLGAYSYVYTQDNPIMAARMVQGCYMLQGLDLEVIGVYTNKMATDAYRGAGRPEASYIIERTVDAVARRLGMDPAEIRRRNFIPAEKLPYKTLTGFVYDSGDYAKALDTLLAAADYEGLKKMRDELRKQGRYLGIGLSTFIEVCNFSYQSASVRVEPSGKTLVFTSTSPHGQGEETAFAQIVADALDVSIDDVQVIHGDTLAIPYGWGTAGSWTLTSGGNAILNACKQIRQKMVAIAAHHLECSPEDIEAEDGRFFVKDAPEKSVSFEEVAAMAYDPEKLPEGVEMGLAATSFYNPDLTFPYGAYLALVEVFPETGKVEVKKAVLVNDVGKVVNPMLVEGQIHGGAVQALGQALYEEVVYDENGALLTSSFADYLLPSATEIPEMFLQRTETPAPNPLGTKGVGELATIGFTQAIVNAVEDALSPLGIQIEKTPLTPYRVWSLVNTGRRR
- a CDS encoding aminotransferase (4-aminobutyrate transaminase [EC:2.6.1.19]), whose protein sequence is MDEVVEDTVRYTYGTWRKQRGWRPLHIVDAEGCYFTDASGKKYLDFSSQLVCVNLGHRNRNVIEAVKNYLEKTPYLMPAFTCEVRAELSRKLVEILPPGLRKFFYSTSGTEANEAALKIARVFTGRHKIIARYRSYHGATAASLAVTGDIRRWYAEAVDAVPGAVFAPDPYCYRCPLKLTYPDCGVACADYVDYMLSYDGNVAAVIVEPVVGTNGVIVPPPEYMPKLREITRRHGVLLVADEVMSGWGRTGEWFAVNHWNVEPDILTTAKGITSAYLPLGLTATSEKISEYFDDHFFPHGHTYEAHPLTLAAAVAAIDEYRRLNLIERSRRMGEYLGKRLKEVGDRHPSVGEVRGLGLFWAVDLTKNQRTREPFNVPKDKYSGAPLMVDQVAAEMMKQGVFVMSWINHLVIAPPLIAEKEDIDKGVEALDSALKVADEKTEKNTP
- a CDS encoding glutamate-1-semialdehyde-2,1-aminomutase, which produces MNSLLQRKSTKSETLLNEAKKIIPTGASSVMRTRIPNPVFVVRGSGSRVWDVDGNEYIDYLLGFGSLINGHCHPRIVEAVKRQAEELLMSGTPVELEMEVASRIQRVVPNAEMVLFASTGTEATMEAIRIARAVTGKTKIIKFEGSYHGHHDYVLWSVESSNPGLEISPFRIPYYPGIPESVGKTVTIAPWNNLEALRKIVRRNRSNLAAIIAEPVMANNGVILPKPGFLKALKELAEESDALLIFDEVITGFRLAPGGAQEYFGVKPDLATFGKALGGGVPIAAVTGRRDILENIGPGKIGFGGTYNAHPLSLAGALANLDILLGNGGEAYQRLHSTGEKLIKGLRQAIEDTGVEAIVQGLGPLFQIYFTNLPEISSYREKLQTNSAAYTAWALKMFEKGVYIYADDGERIVLSTQHTDEDVELTVAAAEEAFREVKKQLSLAA
- a CDS encoding 4-aminobutyrate aminotransferase, with the protein product MDRFLELRRLVSPGVALVHPITITRGENALLIDSEGNHYIDFTSGIGVINLGHGNTEIGEAVEKALKNLWHLCFMVANYPGYVEVVEKLVETVPGDFEKRGVLFNSGAEAVENAVKIARHVTKRPYAVSFENSFHGRTYLAMALTGKYEPYKVDFEPFPPAVEHAPFPYCYRCPFGQSYPGCGLECMDYIKKHFFKTRVPPHKIACFIIEPIQGEGGFVPAPPEYLRELRSVCDEHGIVFIDDEVQTGFCRTGRFYAIEHSGVAPDLVTVGKALANGLPLSAVAGKASLMDKMPPGSLGSTFGGNPVACAAAVKVFEIMKRDNMAARAMRLGELMARRLGEFFERFELVGDVRGLGVMRAFELVKDRRSKEPAVKETSMVLEHARRRGLLLLKAGLYSNVVRLHPPLTIQEELLEKGLDMVEECLKEVSKQPS